In Duganella zoogloeoides, a single genomic region encodes these proteins:
- a CDS encoding DUF3579 domain-containing protein, with protein sequence MAESVQKPVEQQDSFFILGQTSNGRAFRPSDWAERLCGVMACFKPPGIGGGRDSHLQFSPYVTPTVVNGVKSVVVNGKLRDLEPMAYHFVISFAKDNDLQVVDACLVPEKK encoded by the coding sequence ATGGCAGAGTCAGTTCAAAAACCGGTAGAACAGCAGGATTCGTTCTTCATCCTTGGCCAAACCAGCAATGGCCGGGCGTTCCGTCCCAGCGATTGGGCCGAGCGTCTGTGCGGCGTGATGGCCTGCTTCAAGCCGCCTGGCATCGGTGGCGGCCGCGATTCCCACCTGCAGTTTTCGCCTTACGTCACGCCTACCGTGGTCAATGGCGTCAAGTCGGTGGTGGTCAACGGCAAGCTGCGTGACCTCGAACCGATGGCCTATCACTTCGTGATCTCGTTCGCCAAGGACAATGATCTGCAAGTGGTCGATGCCTGCCTGGTCCCCGAGAAAAAATAA